One Pseudomonas sp. B21_DOA genomic window, TTCCGGGCCGGTCAGCGGCGCTGCCCACTCTTCAGGTTCGACACCGGCCACCCGCGACAATTGCTCGGCGAGCATGCGTTGTTTGAGGGCAAGCTGTTCGGTATGGGGCAAGTGCTGAACGCTGCAACCGCCACAGCGGCCGAAGTGTGGGCATGCTGCCGGGCGACGCAATTCGCTGGCAGTGAAGACGCGCTCGGTGCGTGCTTCGACCACTTTGCCGTGGGCGCCGAGCACCCGCGCTTCGACCTCTTCACCGGCGAGGGCGCCGAGGACGAACCAGGTTTTGCCTTCGAAAAACGCGATACCGCGACCGTCATTGGCCAGGCGCTCGATACTCAAGCGCTGCTTTTTGCCGGTCGGGATCTGTGGCGCCTTGCTGCCGCCGGTGGGCTGGAAGCGCAGGCCTCTTTCGTGTTTGGCCATCAGTTGGGCGCGTCGAAAATGCCGGTCGACAGGTAACGGTCGCCACGGTCGCAGATGATCGCGACGATCACCGCGTTTTCAACTTCTTTGGACAAGCGCAGCATCGCCGCCACCGCACCGCCGGAGGACACGCCGCAGAAGATGCCTTCTTCGCGGGCCAGACGCCGGGTGACGTCCTCGGCCTCGCTCTGCGCCATGTCGACGATACGATCGACGCGGTCAGCCTGATAGATCTTCGGCAGGTATTCCTGCGGCCAGCGGCGGATGCCGGGAATGGCCGAGCCTTCCATCGGTTGCAGGCCGACGATCTGCACGCTGTCGCTCTGCTCTTTGAGGTAGCGCGACACGCCCATGATGGTGCCGGTGGTGCCCATCGAACTGACGAAATGGGTGATGCTGCCCTGGGTCTGACGCCAGATTTCCGGGCCGGTGGTGGTGTAGTGCGCTTCGGGGTTGTCGCCATTGGCGAACTGGTCGAGCACCTTGCCACGGCCTTCGGCTTCCATACGCTGGGCCAGATCGCGGGCGCCTTCCATGCCCTCTTCCTGAGTCACCAGGATCAGCTCGGCGCCATACGCGGTCATCGCCGCTTTGCGCTCGGCGCTGGAGTTGTCCGGCATGATCAGGATCATCTTGTAACCCTTGATCGCAGCGGCCATCGCCAGCGCGATACCGGTATTGCCGGAGGTCGCCTCGATCAGCGTATCGCCGGGATTGATCTGCCCGCGCAACTCGGCGCGAGTGATCATCGACAACGCCGGGCGGTCCTTGACCGAACCCGCCGGGTTGTTCCCTTCGAGCTTGAGCAAAAGGGTGTTGCTGGTGGCGCCGGGCAGGCGCTGCAAACGCACCAGCGGCGTGTTGCCGACGCAATCGGCGATGGTTGGGTACTGCAAGGTCATGGCGTATTCGCAATCCAGACGTGCGGGGGCGCCTATCATACCGGCAAACCCGCGCAGGCCATATCACGCAAAGTGCGGTGCTTATGGTTTATGGGAATAAGGGACAACAGTCCAACCAGTGGTGAGACATTTAAGTTCGCCAGACTTCATCTGCAGCGATGCGGATGGCCTCATCGCTGGCAAGCCAGCTCCCACAGAGACCGAGTCTTCACACGATTTGTGTTTGGCAGAAACTCCCTGTGGGAGCTGGCTTGCCAGCGATAGCGCCAGTCGGTGCGACACCATCATCCGCCCGCAAGCGCAAATTCAGTCGCAGCCCCGCCCCGGCATTTTCCGCCCAGAGCATCCCGCCCTGGCGCTGCACAGCGTTGCGGGCAATGCTCAAGCCCAGGCCAAACCCGCCATCCCCCGGCCTCGATCCATCCAATCGAATAAACGGCGAAAAGATCCGCTGCAGATCTTCGTCAGCCACGCCGCCGCCCTGATCCTCCAGCCACAAATGCCAATACTCGCCATCACGCCGTGCATCGAGACGCACAATCCCGCCCTCGGGCGAGTGACGAATGGCATTGCGCAGGATGTTTTCCAGCGCTTGCGCGAGGGTATTGAGGTTGCCGCGCACCCAACACGAAGCTTCGACCGAGCATTGCAATTGCAGGCTCGGCCAGCCGCTTTCATAGCAGGCGTTGTCGGTGAGCATTTCCCACAGCGCCTGAATCTGGATCGCTTCATCCGGCAACGGCGAGCGGTCGGTGTCGAGCCAGGCCAGTTGCAGGGTGTCTTCGACCAGCCGCTGCATGCCGTCGACCTCGCGGCCGATGCGTTCGCGCAATTGCGCCAGGCCCTGTTCGCTTTCACTGGCCACGCGCAGGCGGCTCAGCGGCGTGCGCAGTTCGTGAGACAGGTCGCGCAACAACTGCTGTTGCAGGGCGACTGTGCTTTGCAGGCGCTCGGACATGGAATCGAAGGCCCGCGCCAGCTCACCGAGTTCATCCGGGCGCTGGGTGATGCCGCTCGACAGGCGCACATTCAATTGATCGGCACGCCAGGCATTGGCCTGTTCGCGCAGGTTGTTCAGCGGCACCACCAACAGGCGATACAGACCGACGCAGAGCAACAGAGTGAACAACCCGGGAATTACGCCGTTGGTGATCACCCGCCAGAACACCCGGTATTTGCCTGGCACAAAACGTTCAGGCAGCTCGATGACGAGGATGCCGGCGGCCGGATCCTGAGGGAACGGTACCCTCAGCCAAGGTCGGCCCTTCTTGTGGATCGGCCAGTCGAGGCCGCGCAAAAGGTCAGGTGCTGCACCTCTGCCGCGTTCAACGGCTGGCTGCTCAGCGACTGCAAATCAGCGCCGATCACGCCGACCCAACTGGCCTCGCGCAATTCCATGCTCTGCAACCAGTCATCGACGCCATTGCGCCCGCCGCGCTGCCACGCCTGTTCGGCTTGCGCGGCATAACGGCTGAGGGTGCTGCGCGCGTCACTGGAGAGGAACTGGTTGCGCTCCTCCATGTAGCGACCCCACGACCAGCTCAACCAGATCATCAGCAGACAGAACGCCACCAACAGGCACGCCAGTTTCCAGAACAGCGAATGCCGCCCCGGCAGTTCAGACAGTTTCATCGGCGGCACTCAAAACGTAGCCCTTGCCCCACACCGTACGCACTTCGCGCTCGGTGTAACCGATGGCTTTGAGTTTGCGGCGGATCTGGCTGATGTGCATGTCGAGGCTGCGGTCGTGCGCGGCATAGCCGCGTTGCAATACGTGCTGATAAAGGAAGGCTTTGCTCAGCACTTCTTCGTTGTTGCGGTGCAGGGTTTCCAGCAGACGGAATTCGCTGCGGGTCAGCCCGGCGGCTTGCTGGCGGAAGAACACGTCGCAGTTATCATCGTCGAAACGCAGGGTGCCGCTGACGACCGCAGGGGCGACAGCGGGCGGGCGCCGATCCAGCGCAACCCGGCGCAGGATCGCTTCGATGCGCACATGCAGCTCGGCCATGCTGAACGGCTTGGGCAGATAGTCATCGGCGCCGAGGCGGAAACCGCTGATGCGATCAGCCTCGGCACCCAGCGCCGACATCAGCAACACCGGCGTCGAATGGCTCTGCCGCAATTGCGTCAACAACTGCAGACCATCGAGCCCCGGCAGCAGAATATCCATCAGCACCACGTCGAAAGGCTGGCGCTGGGCGATGTTCAGACCTTCCTGGCCGTTCTGGCACCAGGTCACCTGAAAACCGCTGCGGCCCAGATGCTCGTGCACGTACGCGCCGAGGACCGGATCGTCTTCAATGGAAAGAATGCGTGGCTGGCCAACGGAAACAGGAGTCATGAGTATCTGCAAGTAATTCTCAGTTGGCGGATTATTCAAGATTGTCCGACAGCGGGCAACACAAGCTTGGCCTGTCGGACGAACGAGTGCCTGGGCGGCGCTGCATTTTCCGCAAGATTGCCCGCCTGCAAATCGCTACACTGCGCCCATGTCGCGTGCCGGATGCACGCATGTGTCAACAGATCAGCGGGATGCGGGAGATAGGCGTGCTCAAGAAACTGGGAATCAAAGGTCGCGTGCTGTTGCTGACCTTGTTGCCGACCAGCCTGATGGCGCTGGTGCTGGGTGGCTATTTCACCTGGACGCAGCAGACCGACCTGCAGAGCCAATTGATGCAGCGCGGCGAAATGATCGCCGAGCAACTGGCGCCACTGGTCGCGCCGGCGATGGGCCACGGTGACGCCGACCTGCTTGAACGCATCGCCACCCAGTCCCTTGAACAACCCGACGTGCGCGCGGTGACCTTCCTCGCGGCGGACCGCTCGCCTCTGGCCCACGCCGGCCCGACCATGCTCAATCAGGCACCGAGCGGCGACAGCGCGCTGCTGCAGCGACGCAGCGGCAATGACGCGACGCGCTACCTCATGCCAGTGTTCGGCAAGCACCGCAACCTCGCCGGTGAAATCATTCCCGAAGAATCCGAACGGCTGCTCGGCTGGGTCGAGCTGGAGCTGTCGCACAACGGCATGTTGCTGCGCGGCTATCGCAGCCTGTTCGCCAGCCTGCTGCTGATCGCCGCCGGACTGGCCGGTGCCGCCCTCCTCGCGTTGCGCATGGGCCGCACCATCAATCGTCCGCTGAGCCAGATCAAACAAGCGGTCGCCCAGCTCAAGGACGGTCATCTGGAAACCCGCTTGCCGCCCCTCGGCAGCCAGGAACTGGACGAACTGGCCTCGGGCATCAACCGCATGGCCGGCACCCTGCAGAACGCTCGCGAAGAATTGCAACACAGCGTCGATCAGGCCACCGAAGACGTGCGGCAGAATCTGGAAACCATCGAGATCCAGAACATCGAACTGGACCTGGCGCGCAAAGAGGCGCTGGAAGCCAGCCGGATCAAATCCGAATTTCTCGCCAACATGAGCCACGAGATCCGCACGCCGCTCAACGGCATTCTCGGCTTCACTCACCTGTTGCAGAAAAGCGAACTGACCCCGCGCCAGCTCGACTATCTGGGCACCATCGAAAAGTCCGCCGACAGCCTGTTGGGAATCATCAACGAGATTCTCGACTTCTCGAAAATCGAGGCCGGCAAACTGGTGCTCGATCACATTCCGTTCAATCTCCGTGATCTGTTGCAAGACACCCTGACCATTCTCGCCCCGGCGGCGCACGCCAAGCAGCTCGAACTGGTCAGTCTGGTCTATCGCGATACGCCGCTGTCGCTGGTCGGCGATCCGCTGCGCCTGAAGCAGATCCTCACCAATCTGGTCAGCAACGCGATCAAGTTCACCCGCGAAGGCACTATCGTCGCCCGGGCGATGCTCGAAGAAGAACATGAA contains:
- the cysM gene encoding cysteine synthase CysM; the encoded protein is MTLQYPTIADCVGNTPLVRLQRLPGATSNTLLLKLEGNNPAGSVKDRPALSMITRAELRGQINPGDTLIEATSGNTGIALAMAAAIKGYKMILIMPDNSSAERKAAMTAYGAELILVTQEEGMEGARDLAQRMEAEGRGKVLDQFANGDNPEAHYTTTGPEIWRQTQGSITHFVSSMGTTGTIMGVSRYLKEQSDSVQIVGLQPMEGSAIPGIRRWPQEYLPKIYQADRVDRIVDMAQSEAEDVTRRLAREEGIFCGVSSGGAVAAMLRLSKEVENAVIVAIICDRGDRYLSTGIFDAPN
- a CDS encoding response regulator transcription factor produces the protein MTPVSVGQPRILSIEDDPVLGAYVHEHLGRSGFQVTWCQNGQEGLNIAQRQPFDVVLMDILLPGLDGLQLLTQLRQSHSTPVLLMSALGAEADRISGFRLGADDYLPKPFSMAELHVRIEAILRRVALDRRPPAVAPAVVSGTLRFDDDNCDVFFRQQAAGLTRSEFRLLETLHRNNEEVLSKAFLYQHVLQRGYAAHDRSLDMHISQIRRKLKAIGYTEREVRTVWGKGYVLSAADETV